A DNA window from Ostrea edulis chromosome 5, xbOstEdul1.1, whole genome shotgun sequence contains the following coding sequences:
- the LOC125652306 gene encoding uncharacterized protein LOC125652306 has translation MESTGSTSMQRAFLRHVFRTRCIMKEKSDEKRDIESGVHDIVEEILHAVGQTNPEFQFSKILPSGSFYEGTKIGCLNEFDYMVVLKTLSSPDAVLLHNGCSQWYKKVQLQSSNESFQTYLLHCHTTSHLYTNYFGNRELFVLDFWRKIAETLKAKTYIVEKQSGKIAADLNPLHLKQKLYFNYEKNFYIPEVDPNYTVKNPLVPIENTVIGVDLMMAIEHPNPDEVVSCSDFPSEFKDLLFQRGCHIITKSCHIDHFPAPTCMFISFAAMELELMVKMDDHHKETYKILKSLLIGENDLSRKCMNVSSYVLKTAFLFHVYGKNKCLDSKLHVPCIHDVLDYLSSSLYNMKMPTFFARSQNTWGYILEVPCFAWPEFKTRFPTHAELTFTFALCWVKLWHTIIKYIKATIVETSNLGQDQWMGVIDKCEYMKRTTYYILERYKSSALREVFQGTLSSSDLADKNLSLCSDELFVEYVEKMEEYHNIKLRFLLFQKR, from the exons ATGG agtCCACTGGCAGTACGTCTATGCAGCGTGCTTTTTTACGACATGTCTTTCGTACACGATGTATAATGAAAGAGAAAAGTGACGAGAAAAGGGATATTGAATCAGGAGTTCATGACATTGTCGAAGAAATTCTACACGCAGTAGGTCAAACTAACCCCGAATTTCAGTTTTCCAAAATATTACCATCCGGCAGTTTTTATGAAGGAACCAAGATAGGCTGTTTGAACGAGTTTGACTACatggtagttttaaaaacactttcTTCACCAGATGCAGTATTACTTCATAATGGATGCAGTCAATGGTATAAAAAAGTTCAACTACAGTCTTCAAATGAAAGTTTTCAAACGTATTTGCTTCACTGTCATACCACTAGTCATTTATATACTAATTATTTTGGAAACCGTGAATTATTTGTTTTGGACTTTTGGAGGAAGATAGCAGAGACCCTGAAGGCCAAGACATACATTGTAGAGAAACAGTCAGGAAAAATAGCAGCAGATTTAAACCCTTTGCATCTAAAGCAAAAGTTGTATTTCAACTACGAAAAAAACTTTTACATCCCAGAGGTGGACCCAAATTATACAGTAAAAAACCCTCTTGTTCCTATAGAAAACACAGTCATTGGAGTTGATTTAATGATGGCAATAGAGCATCCCAATCCAGATGAAGTTGTGTCTTGTTCTGATTTTCCCTCTGAATTTAAAGACTTGCTTTTTCAGCGTGGTTGTCATATTATTACTAAATCGTGCCATATCGATCATTTCCCTGCGCCAACATGTATGTTCATATCATTTGCAGCCATGGAACTTGAACTGATGGTAAAAATGGATGATCATCATAAGGAAACATATAAAATTCTGAAATCTCTTCTGATAGGAGAAAATGACTTATCAAGAAAGTGCATGAATGTTTCTTCCTATGTGCTAAAAACTGCTTTCCTGTTTCACGTTTACGGCAAAAACAAATGCTTAGATTCCAAACTCCATGTCCCGTGTATCCATGATGTTTTAGACTATCTGTCCTCTTCACTATATAACATGAAAATGCCAACATTTTTCGCCAGGTCCCAGAACACTTGGGGATACATCTTGGAAGTGCCGTGCTTTGCCTGGCCGGAATTTAAAACGAGATTCCCCACACATGCTGAGCTTACTTTTACATTTGCTCTATGTTGGGTAAAACTGTGGCATACTATCATTAAATATATCAAGGCGACTATCGTTGAGACGTCTAATTTAGGTCAGGATCAATGGATGGGAGTCATTGATAAATGCGAATACATGAAAAGGACTACATACTACATACTTGAACGGTATAAATCTAGTGCTCTTCGGGAGGTTTTTCAGGGAACTCTCTCAAGTTCAGATCTTGCTGATAAAAATCTATCCCTATGTTCCGATGAATTGTTCGTTGAATACGTCGAAAAAATGGAGGAATATCATAATATTAAACTgagatttttgttgtttcaaaaACGATGA
- the LOC125651597 gene encoding monocarboxylate transporter 6-like isoform X2, with amino-acid sequence MRRTTVLLAASMNSFLGGSLGYSAGIIHLGLLEKYKESPVAVSWAGALFSSFLCLAGPISSAVINATSCQKAIFLGSFLSSVGFLISSFVSDIELVILSYGIIAGIGQSLMYAGSVVVTGFYFHDNPSVATGVVAAGAGIGVTVYPIFTEFLMATYGINDGVQRGSGSFSLVFITSGVLYIMAGVFEVMMILKMKKSDFHKERRDKIRIVKVADKDTHEQGRKENQAPTQDDDSEMCTNIERRGLTEDQD; translated from the exons ATGCGCAGAACAACTGTACTGCTGGCGGCGTCCATGAACAGTTTTCTTGGAGGGAGTCTCGGCTATTCCGCAGGAATCATCCATCTTGGATTACTAGAAAAATACAAAGAGTCTCCTGTAGCTGTCTCTTGGGCAGGTGCTCTGTTTTCAAGTTTTCTTTGTTTAGCTG GTCCCATTTCCAGTGCGGTTATAAATGCCACGTCCTGTCAGAAGGCCATCTTCCTTGGTTCTTTTCTTAGCTCTGTCGGATTTCTGATTTCAAGTTTCGTGTCCGACATAGAGCTTGTAATTTTAAGCTATGGGATTATTGCAG GTATTGGACAGTCTCTTATGTATGCGGGCAGTGTTGTGGTCACGGGTTTTTATTTCCACGACAATCCAAGTGTTGCTACGGGCGTAGTGGCGGCGGGGGCTGGAATCGGCGTGACGGTATATCCTATCTTCACAGAATTTCTGATGGCGACCTATGGGATTAATG ACGGTGTACAAAGAGGAAGTGGGAGCTTTTCACTTGTTTTCATCACATCCG GGGTTCTTTACATTATGGCCGGAGTATTTGAAGTTATGatgatattgaaaatgaaaaagtcgGATTTTCACAAGGAGAGACGGGATAAAATTAGGATTGTTAAAGTAGCCGATAAAGATACACATGAACAAGGAAGAAAAGAAAATCAAGCTCCGACACAAGATGATGATTCTGAAATGTGTACAAACATTGAGCGCAGGGGTCTTACAGAGGACCAAGATTGA
- the LOC125651597 gene encoding monocarboxylate transporter 6-like isoform X1: MRRTTVLLAASMNSFLGGSLGYSAGIIHLGLLEKYKESPVAVSWAGALFSSFLCLAGPISSAVINATSCQKAIFLGSFLSSVGFLISSFVSDIELVILSYGIIAGIGQSLMYAGSVVVTGFYFHDNPSVATGVVAAGAGIGVTVYPIFTEFLMATYGINGTFLLLSAVSLQTCVFTMCIKTHTLEKKRRDVSNTISDRVKLILRELRKITSNGAYCCFCVSIFCWSASINTSVLFLPQYYVSTGSTPLQAALFMSVYGITGCLSRILTGLAASDINVDGKILYMGSYLILGLFTIFLPLLGTTFSGKMLYSVILGIYSSGVWSLLTPITIEIIDIKSLSTAFGIELLTSGIGFLSGPIIGDGVQRGSGSFSLVFITSGVLYIMAGVFEVMMILKMKKSDFHKERRDKIRIVKVADKDTHEQGRKENQAPTQDDDSEMCTNIERRGLTEDQD, encoded by the exons ATGCGCAGAACAACTGTACTGCTGGCGGCGTCCATGAACAGTTTTCTTGGAGGGAGTCTCGGCTATTCCGCAGGAATCATCCATCTTGGATTACTAGAAAAATACAAAGAGTCTCCTGTAGCTGTCTCTTGGGCAGGTGCTCTGTTTTCAAGTTTTCTTTGTTTAGCTG GTCCCATTTCCAGTGCGGTTATAAATGCCACGTCCTGTCAGAAGGCCATCTTCCTTGGTTCTTTTCTTAGCTCTGTCGGATTTCTGATTTCAAGTTTCGTGTCCGACATAGAGCTTGTAATTTTAAGCTATGGGATTATTGCAG GTATTGGACAGTCTCTTATGTATGCGGGCAGTGTTGTGGTCACGGGTTTTTATTTCCACGACAATCCAAGTGTTGCTACGGGCGTAGTGGCGGCGGGGGCTGGAATCGGCGTGACGGTATATCCTATCTTCACAGAATTTCTGATGGCGACCTATGGGATTAATGGTACTTTTCTTCTCTTGTCGGCAGTGAGTCTGCAGACTTGTGTGTTTACTATGTGCATAAAAACACACACGCTAGAGAAGAAAAGAAGAGATGTGTCGAACACAATCTCAGACAGAGTGAAACTGATCCTACGAGAACTTCGAAAAATTACCTCAAACGGAGCCTACTGTTGTTTTTGTGTGAGCATTTTTTGTTGGAGCGCTAGTATCAACACATCCGTGTTATTTTTACCGCAGTATTATGTGAGCACAGGTTCAACACCACTGCAAGCCGCGCTTTTCATGTCTGTTTATGGAATCACAGGGTGTCTATCTCGAATTCTTACCGGTCTAGCTGCTTCAGACATTAATGTAGATGGTAAAATATTGTACATGGGATCTTACTTGATACTGGGGCTATTTACAATATTTCTACCACTGCTCGGAACTACCTTTTCCGGAAAGATGTTATATTCCGTTATACTTGGTATATATTCTAGCGGTGTGTGGTCACTTCTGACACCGATAACTATAGAAATCATTGATATAAAATCATTATCCACAGCTTTTGGTATTGAATTGCTCACGAGTGGAATAGGATTTTTATCTGGTCCAATTATTGGAG ACGGTGTACAAAGAGGAAGTGGGAGCTTTTCACTTGTTTTCATCACATCCG GGGTTCTTTACATTATGGCCGGAGTATTTGAAGTTATGatgatattgaaaatgaaaaagtcgGATTTTCACAAGGAGAGACGGGATAAAATTAGGATTGTTAAAGTAGCCGATAAAGATACACATGAACAAGGAAGAAAAGAAAATCAAGCTCCGACACAAGATGATGATTCTGAAATGTGTACAAACATTGAGCGCAGGGGTCTTACAGAGGACCAAGATTGA